In Molothrus ater isolate BHLD 08-10-18 breed brown headed cowbird chromosome 22, BPBGC_Mater_1.1, whole genome shotgun sequence, the genomic window gcacagtTCATTGTATTCCTGAGGAACAGAGAAAtggtctctgcagcagagaccCTGAACTGTTTGTGAGTTAATGTTAAGGGGCACCTTGAAATTGTTTGGGGTGTAGACAAGGTGGTTGTGCTGCTTTCCCTCAACAGACACGTGTTCTcatctcttgctgcttttctagCATCCACGGGACTCACTGAGGATCAGAAGGAATTCCAGAAAGTTGCCCTTGATTTTGCTGCGAAGGAGATGGCTCCTTACATGGCCGAGTGGGATGAGAAGGTAGGACAGCCTCACCAGGGTTGCACTgctccctttttcctcccttagGACATTGTGACCCATGGGTCTCACTGAGGGTTCCTGCAGTAGCTCTGGGGGTTGTCAttgaagctgctgctgtagctggggaaggggaagtCATCAGAAACACCTTGAAGCTTTCCCAGCCAGGTTATTCAATCACCTGGATCCTGGATTCACTGCTGAAGATGGAATGTGTCTGTGTTGGTACCAGCTCTTCTTTGACTCACCCAGCTGTCTTAAACTCTGCAGGACAGTGGGACTCAAACCCAAGGCTACCCAAAGGGACTGAACTAATCCTGAATATTCATTGGGATATCTCTCCTGCCCCAACaggaaatattccctgtggAAACGATGAGGaaggcagcccagctgggatttggTGGGATCTACGTGAAACCAGATGTTGGTGGCTCTGGATTGTCACGGCTTGACACCTCCATCATCTTTGAAGCTCTGGCAACAGGATGTACCAGCACCACTGCTTACATGAGCATCCACAAGTGAGTCTGTCTGTGCAGGGTGGATGGtgtcagcctggctgctctgtgggcTCTAAATCCAGCTGGAGGcactccctggctgctgctcattatttatatatttaagtGCTGACCTCGAGTACACACATCCCTGTGAGGATCCCTGGATGGCAGTAAACAAATAGGCCACAAGGACTGAGATGCCACCAAGAAGTAATTTTAGCTTTGTGGCATGCAAGATAGGATTAAGTTCTGGATTTTGTTCTCTGCCCTGCCACTTAAGCTTTCTATAGATAGTAACCTGCCTGGAAAAAGCTTTTGTGCCTCAGCCATGCTGTGACAGAGCCCAGAGGCACCACCtgaccccagggctgtcctgcttGTAGAGACATGTCCAGTGACAGGTCACTtggcacagagagctgcagtgaTGCTGCTCGTTCTTCAGGTGCAGTTTCctggagagggagcagggctcATGGAGAGGAGACTGAGGCTCTTAAACAGAACCTGCTGTTCCACAGGGCAGTGAGTCTGTGGTGAATGGAAGGTGTAACAATAACATTTTCAGGCCTCAGggcttgtggctcagctctgtggAGCTTTCCTCTGTTCAGCCAGGGATGTTCTTGTCCAACCTATGTTCAATCCTGAATGCTGCTCCTTGTCTCCCACCCCAGCATGTGTGTTTGGATGATCGACACCTTTGGCAACGAGGAGCAGCGGCACAGGTTCTGCCCATCTCTCTGTAGCATGGAAAAGTTTGCCTCTTACTGCCTGACTGAGCCAGGTGAGCATCCTCAAGCAGGacatctcctcctctctctttaACTGCACATGAACCTTGCAAAGGTCCTGACTGAGCCAGGTGACCAAAGGTCCTGACTGAGCCAGGTGAGCATCCTCAACCAGGACATCTCCTCTCTCTTTAACTGCACATGAACATTGCAAAGGGCTGCAGGTGAAACGTTTCTTTCCATATTCATTTTGTGAAGTTGAGGAGAGGCAGATGATGATTGCTGAGATGCTTGTGGTACAAACTCAGGTGTCAGGGTATGGTCCCAGGGAGATTTTGTAGGCTCTGGACCTTCTGCTTCACTGGCTGCTTCCTTGCTTCTCAAACAGGGAGTGGCAGTGATGCAGCTTCCCTGCTGACCTCAGCTCAGAGGAAAGGGGACACCTACGTCTTGAATGGCTCCAAGGTACCTCTTTGCTCCTGCTAAACTGtccttcccattcctgctgTCTCCTCACCTCTGTGCATTCTCCCAAGGCAAGAcgtgctctgcagagctttcaCCAGCTGGGTCCCTGAACGCCTCTGGCTGTGGGCTCTTTGCCTCTCCATTTCTGtaccctgccagctgctgctgtgggctcagggATAGTTtgcaacccccccccccccccaaaaaagcctcACTTTTCTTGTTGTGCCCTCCTGCAGGCCTTCATCAGCGGGGGAGGTGACACCGATGTGTACGTGGTCATGTGTCGCACAGGGGGCCCAGGCCCCAAGGGCATCTCCTGCCTCgtgctggagaagggaatgccagggctcagctttggcaagaaggagaagaaggtaAGAGGCTTGGGTTGTGCTTCCTGTGTGCCTGAGGGAAGTGCAGGACAGagatcacagaaccacagaagcATCAGGATTggaaagacctccaagaccatTGAGTCCAGCCTGTGACTGATCCTCCTTGTCagccagagcactgagtgccacatccaggcatTCCTTAAACACCTGCAGGGGTGGTCACTCAAATACCTCCTTggacagcccattccaatgcctgacagccttttccatggagaaattcttcctgatgtccaatcTGAGCCTCCCCtgcacagcttgaggctgtgtcctgtggTCCCAATGagcttttctgtgaaaagcaTTAGGGATCTCTCCATGGATGGGATTGTAGTCCCAAACTGTCATGGTTTCACCAAGTGGTGAAGTTTGCCCAATACCCATCCCTTTGGTAAGTGAAGGATTTTAGTCTCAGGAAAATCAAGATCACTGGATTTGTGCCTCTTCTCAAAAACACCCATTCCAATTTCCACACTGAGGCCAAGCCATGCAGGCCACGGGTGCTTTGTGGCAGCTTGGCGGTGAGACCGAGGGGTTGGGTGGTTCTGtgttggagctgtgctgctcctcaggagcagTCTGGaaggagctttttttttcccaggtaggctggaattcccagccAACTCGAGCTGTGATCTTTGAGGACTGCGTTGTTCCTGTGGGCAACCGGCTGGGAGCTGAAGGGCAGGGATTCAGCATCGCCATGCAGGGGCTCAACGGAGGCAGGATAAACATTGGTGAGAAAGCCAAAGAGAGccaggggaggagggcaggacCTTCCTGTTGCCTGTCTGAAGTAGCTTCACCTTCACTCTGTGTCCTTGGCTTCTCCCACCAGCTTCTTGTTCGTTAGGAGCTGCTCACGCCTCAGTTCTCCTGGCTCAGGAGCACCTCACTGTCCGCAAGCAGTTCGGGGAACCCCTCGCCAACAACCAGGtaagccctgcagcagccctgaccTTCCTCATGCTGGGAGGGCCATCCCTCACCTCACAGGGCCCTCCCTGGAGAAGTCAAGAGCACACTTTCCTAAGGAAGTGTATCAGGCCTGAGCCCTCATCATAGCAGCGGTCCCCTGAACGGGGTAATAATAATTAATCATTTACTCTGTGATTCCACAAGGCTGATCAATTGCTTTATTCTGTTATACTGTgctatattattattatattatactattatataatatatattataatatgttataatatatattataatatgttataatatatattataacatattataatatataacatatattatactattatactatactatattattataGTATACTTGTTAAGAAGCTCATCACCCTTGCAGACAGTCTGATCCAGATGGATCCTATTGGTCAATCCCAACACTATCCAGTGTCCAATTACAAAACCACCCTTTGTATAACCAAATCcccataacacattccacacgtGCACAACACcaggtgcagcaagtggagatacaaattgtttctcattattttctctgatcttctcacagccttccccagggaaAGTTTACCTCTCTCTATAGAGCtgtggctcccagccctgcctggcagtggtggggctgtgtttgcctCCCTCTCTAGAGCTGTGGCTCCTTACCCTGCCTGGCAgtggtggggctgtgtttgcctCTCTCTCTAGAGCTGTGGCTCCTTACCCTGCCTGGCAgtggtggggctgtgtttgcctCTCTCCACAGAGCTGTGGCTCCTTACCCTGCCTGGTGgtggtggggctgtgtttgcctCTCTCTATAGAGCTGTGGCTCCCAGCCCTACCTGGCAgtggtggggctgtgtttgctctCTCCATAGAGCTGTGGCTCCTTACCCTGCCTGGCATtggtggggctgtgtttgcctCTCCATAGAGCTGTGGCTCCTTACCCTGCCTGGCAgtggtggggctgtgtttgcctCTCTATAGAGCTGTGGCTCCTTACCCTGCCTGGCAgtggtggggctgtgtttgcctCTCTATAGAGCtgtggctcccagccctgcctggcagtggAGGGGCTGTGTTTGCCTCTCTCTATAGTGCTGTGGCTCCTTACCCTGCCTGGCAgtggtggggctgtgtttgcctCTATAGAGCTGTGGCTCCTTACCCTACCTGGCAGTGGAGGGGCTGTGTTTGCCTCTCTCTATAGAGCTGTGGCTCCTTACCCTGCCTGGCAgtggtggggctgtgtttgcctCTCTATAGAGCTGTGGCTCCCAGCCCTACCTGGCAGTGGAGGGGCTGTGTTTGCCTCTCTCTATAGAGCTGTGGCTCCTTACCCTGCCTGGCAGTGGAGGGGCTGTGTTTGCCTCTCTCTATAGAGCTGTGGCTCCTTACCCTGCCTGGCAgtggtggggctgtgtttgctctCTCTATAGAGCTGTGGCTCCTTACCCTGCCTGGCAgtggtggggctgtgtttgctctCTCCATAGAGCtgtggctcccagccctgcctggcagtaGAGGGCTTGGCTGAGACCCCTGTGAGGTGCTGATGGGGGtttcctgtggctctgcagtACCTGCAGTTCAGGCTGGCAGAGATGGCCACCCGGCTCGTGGCTGCACGGCTGATGGTGCGCAACGCGGCTCGGGCGCTGCAGGAGGGCCGGGAGGACGCGGCCGTGCTCTGCTCCATGGCCAAGCTCTTTGCCACCGACGAGTGCTTCGGGGTAGGTGCCTCAAACTCCTCTTGGGATCCTCCTTGGAAGGTTGGAGATGCCCCCCTTAATGCCCAGGGTGTCAGGGAGAACTTTGATCTTCTCCCTGAAAAATCTTAGTGTCATATTTGAGGTGCCCCAGACGGAGGAGGAATGAGTCTGACTCCACGTTCTTAgaaagctaatttattattatattatattatattatattatattacattacattatattacattacattacattacattatattaatgct contains:
- the ACAD8 gene encoding isobutyryl-CoA dehydrogenase, mitochondrial gives rise to the protein MAMAWRAAPRAAARLLLGRRGIASCIDPSTGLTEDQKEFQKVALDFAAKEMAPYMAEWDEKEIFPVETMRKAAQLGFGGIYVKPDVGGSGLSRLDTSIIFEALATGCTSTTAYMSIHNMCVWMIDTFGNEEQRHRFCPSLCSMEKFASYCLTEPGSGSDAASLLTSAQRKGDTYVLNGSKAFISGGGDTDVYVVMCRTGGPGPKGISCLVLEKGMPGLSFGKKEKKVGWNSQPTRAVIFEDCVVPVGNRLGAEGQGFSIAMQGLNGGRINIASCSLGAAHASVLLAQEHLTVRKQFGEPLANNQYLQFRLAEMATRLVAARLMVRNAARALQEGREDAAVLCSMAKLFATDECFGICNQALQMHGGYGYLKDYAVQQFVRDIRVHQILEGTNEVMRMIVARNLLQG